From the genome of Polyangiaceae bacterium, one region includes:
- a CDS encoding VWA domain-containing protein, producing MKATYALSQPTIVVGETTKVSLVIRFGADGKKEDVPRRKLNVSLVLDRSGSMGGTPLRQAIKAAQAVVGEMADEDLLSVVIYDDDVDTIVPHANVKDKKAIQQRIGNVRAGGCTNLAGGWLEGIKHVKQHAKPDEVNRVLLLTDGQANMGITDPAVLKKTAGEKAREGVVTTTLGFGSGFNEDLLIGMAREAEGNFYFIESPEDVEQVFKIELEGLSSVVGQNLLVKVRPGEHVEHGWVLNKYRTEEKGDELQVKLGDVYAVEEKVLALELQVKAPAKSGSVALARISYGFQAVVDGSIKDLTGEFVVTADIGTAEEAAAATQDLKVVGEARRLEIAKAKDEAVELADKGDHKTAGQKLRKIADDLRQSPLANQFEFAEEIDQLEHFADRLEKRAFDGVLRKELRDQSYQAGTRNRGDLAQRGTTGGSSASLQTVTSADGGIVLKCEKEGGKLRIKVVSDGFDHGKNVQFPRAIREEGVSYLVDQVVTSADGSFYRVQGNIRRLLRPGETVVPAGGGSRRSSSAGSSKAAKTPATAADLPTCTDIGTGILVQCVPEGKKLRARVVSDGFDPNYNIRFPRSIRELGVLYVCESVVEAAGGGSYVASGEIKRLIQ from the coding sequence GTGAAAGCCACCTATGCACTGAGTCAACCGACGATTGTCGTCGGCGAAACGACCAAGGTCTCGCTCGTCATCCGCTTCGGCGCCGATGGCAAAAAGGAAGATGTTCCGCGACGGAAACTGAACGTGAGTCTCGTGCTCGATCGGTCGGGATCCATGGGTGGCACGCCACTGCGCCAAGCCATCAAGGCCGCGCAAGCGGTCGTTGGCGAAATGGCCGACGAAGACTTGCTCAGCGTGGTCATTTACGACGATGACGTCGACACGATCGTTCCGCATGCCAATGTCAAGGACAAGAAAGCCATTCAGCAGCGCATTGGCAACGTGCGCGCGGGTGGCTGCACGAACCTCGCCGGCGGGTGGCTCGAAGGCATCAAACACGTCAAACAGCATGCCAAGCCCGATGAAGTCAATCGCGTGCTGCTCCTCACGGACGGTCAAGCGAACATGGGCATTACCGATCCCGCGGTGCTCAAGAAAACGGCCGGTGAAAAAGCGCGCGAAGGCGTCGTCACCACCACGCTCGGGTTCGGTTCCGGCTTCAATGAAGATCTCTTGATTGGCATGGCGCGAGAAGCCGAGGGCAACTTCTACTTCATCGAATCGCCGGAAGACGTGGAGCAGGTTTTCAAGATCGAGCTCGAAGGTTTGTCCTCGGTCGTCGGGCAAAACCTCTTGGTCAAAGTTCGTCCGGGCGAACATGTCGAACATGGCTGGGTGCTCAACAAGTACCGCACGGAAGAAAAGGGTGACGAGCTTCAGGTGAAGCTGGGCGACGTGTACGCGGTCGAAGAAAAAGTATTGGCGTTGGAGCTTCAGGTGAAGGCGCCGGCGAAGTCGGGGTCGGTAGCGCTCGCGCGGATTTCCTATGGATTCCAAGCGGTCGTGGATGGGTCGATCAAGGACCTGACGGGCGAATTCGTCGTTACGGCCGATATCGGTACGGCGGAAGAAGCTGCGGCAGCGACGCAAGATTTGAAGGTCGTCGGGGAAGCTCGACGTCTTGAAATCGCGAAGGCGAAAGACGAAGCGGTCGAGCTTGCGGACAAGGGCGATCACAAGACGGCCGGTCAGAAATTGCGCAAGATCGCCGACGATTTGCGCCAGAGCCCGCTGGCGAATCAATTCGAGTTTGCCGAGGAAATCGATCAACTCGAACATTTTGCCGATCGTTTGGAGAAGCGAGCTTTCGACGGCGTGCTCCGCAAGGAATTGCGCGATCAATCGTATCAGGCCGGGACGCGTAATCGCGGAGATCTGGCGCAACGCGGTACGACGGGCGGATCGTCGGCGAGTTTGCAGACCGTCACGAGCGCCGATGGTGGCATCGTATTGAAGTGCGAAAAGGAAGGCGGCAAGCTGCGCATCAAGGTGGTATCCGACGGATTCGACCACGGCAAGAACGTGCAGTTCCCGCGTGCCATTCGCGAAGAGGGCGTGTCGTATTTGGTCGATCAGGTCGTGACGAGCGCCGACGGGAGCTTTTATCGCGTTCAAGGCAACATTCGGCGCCTCTTGCGGCCCGGTGAAACGGTTGTGCCGGCGGGTGGTGGAAGCCGGCGTTCATCGAGCGCTGGGTCGTCGAAGGCTGCAAAGACGCCGGCGACGGCGGCGGATTTGCCGACGTGCACCGATATCGGCACAGGAATCTTGGTGCAATGCGTGCCTGAAGGGAAAAAGCTACGCGCACGCGTGGTTTCTGACGGGTTCGACCCGAACTACAACATTCGTTTCCCGCGCAGCATTCGCGAGCTTGGCGTGCTGTACGTATGCGAATCCGTCGTCGAAGCGGCGGGTGGCGGTTCGTACGTGGCGTCGGGCGAGATCAAGCGCCTGATCCAGTAA
- a CDS encoding VWA domain-containing protein: protein MRSYSRSSIALFAFAFVAGTVGLIACSADSSHDGAWDGEGSGGSNNSGNVSGSSSSGWNGGGSGGGGFQGTGSGAGEPPPPPPPPDGPPDAGADAGQVTCDELDQTKPVILYLSADDSNSMASPAHVRELIGLGVSPYPTEVRTYEFLNYYNVAYPAPEVGKLALFPELDATAVPGEFDFQIGVRSFDAVKPRRPMTITFVLDTSGSMGGPGIERERAAVKAIAQSLTEGDIVNMVTWNTSNNIVLDGRVVTGPNDAQVLAQANALEASGGTDLHSGLVKGYQLAEKHYGSTRLNRVILISDGGANVGVTSSDLIGLKSQDADKEGIYLVGIGAGSALSYSDQLMDVVTDKGRGAYVYLDNLGEATHMFVDRFDEVMEVAARGVQIELTMPWYFQMHKFYGEEYSGDPKEIEPQHLAPSDAMIFNQVLKACSPSIIEPTDTITVRAKWKTPLAYLDQQTEVTMTVGDLLSAQKAGLPKAKAIVAYAEALKAPSKQAFDDALALIKAADPASTDAALKEIASLIAAHPNNK, encoded by the coding sequence ATGAGAAGCTATTCGCGTTCATCCATTGCACTCTTTGCGTTCGCCTTCGTGGCGGGGACTGTTGGTTTGATCGCCTGTTCTGCTGACAGCTCCCATGACGGCGCATGGGACGGGGAAGGATCGGGCGGTTCGAATAATTCGGGTAACGTCAGCGGGAGCTCGTCGTCGGGGTGGAATGGCGGCGGAAGTGGCGGAGGCGGTTTTCAAGGTACGGGATCGGGTGCGGGTGAACCGCCGCCGCCTCCGCCGCCGCCCGACGGTCCACCGGATGCGGGCGCGGACGCGGGTCAAGTCACGTGTGACGAGCTCGATCAAACAAAGCCCGTCATCCTTTATCTTTCGGCCGACGACTCGAATTCGATGGCATCGCCAGCGCACGTTCGCGAATTGATCGGTCTCGGCGTGTCGCCTTATCCGACCGAGGTTCGGACGTACGAATTCTTGAATTATTACAACGTCGCGTATCCTGCTCCCGAAGTGGGTAAATTGGCGCTCTTCCCCGAGCTCGATGCGACCGCGGTGCCCGGCGAATTCGACTTCCAAATTGGGGTGCGGTCCTTCGACGCCGTAAAGCCTCGACGGCCCATGACGATCACGTTTGTCCTGGATACATCGGGCTCCATGGGCGGACCCGGGATCGAACGCGAGCGCGCGGCGGTCAAGGCCATTGCACAAAGCCTCACCGAAGGCGATATCGTCAATATGGTCACGTGGAACACGTCGAATAACATCGTCTTGGATGGCCGGGTCGTGACGGGACCGAACGATGCGCAGGTATTGGCGCAAGCGAATGCACTCGAAGCGAGCGGCGGGACCGATTTGCACAGCGGGCTCGTGAAAGGCTACCAGCTTGCGGAGAAGCATTATGGATCGACGCGGCTCAATCGCGTCATTCTCATCAGCGATGGCGGGGCGAACGTGGGCGTGACGAGCTCGGATTTGATTGGTCTGAAGTCGCAAGATGCAGACAAGGAGGGCATTTATTTGGTCGGTATCGGCGCCGGTTCGGCCCTTTCGTACTCGGATCAGCTCATGGATGTGGTCACGGACAAGGGTCGTGGCGCATACGTATACTTGGACAATCTTGGCGAAGCGACGCACATGTTCGTGGATCGTTTCGACGAAGTGATGGAAGTGGCTGCGCGCGGGGTTCAAATCGAGCTCACGATGCCGTGGTATTTCCAGATGCACAAGTTCTACGGGGAAGAGTATTCGGGCGATCCCAAGGAGATCGAGCCGCAACATCTTGCGCCGAGCGACGCGATGATTTTCAATCAGGTGCTCAAGGCGTGCAGCCCGAGCATCATCGAGCCGACCGATACGATTACGGTGCGTGCCAAGTGGAAGACGCCGCTTGCGTATTTGGATCAGCAAACGGAGGTGACGATGACCGTGGGTGACTTGCTTTCGGCGCAAAAGGCGGGTTTGCCGAAAGCGAAGGCCATCGTGGCGTATGCCGAAGCGCTGAAGGCGCCGTCGAAGCAAGCATTCGACGATGCGCTGGCGCTCATCAAAGCGGCCGACCCAGCGAGCACGGACGCGGCGCTGAAAGAAATCGCGTCGCTCATCGCAGCGCACCCGAACAATAAATAA
- a CDS encoding aromatic ring-hydroxylating dioxygenase subunit alpha: protein MGPDANDDSAPRNDDARLVPAESLLAPPRAKVRASVARLPGHWFIVADSRELGEVPIARTLLGVPLVLFRDGDGKPGALLDRCPHRNVPLSIGEVVEGQLQCPYHGWRFDRKGTCKFVPSLVGGSVNKAQHAPGYAAMESDGFVWVYSTPNEEPTTVPYAFPRLGKGYTAVRRRVEANSTMHAALENALDVPHTQFLHRGLFRSKPRGIEITAHVTRSHDRVVAEYIGEPRPTGIVARILSPSGGVVTHFDRFILPSIAEVEYKIGTENHFYVSAAMTPVSDFLTHIYAVVSFKVRIFPGWLLAPLLMPLGLKVFAQDAELLALQTRNIQRFGGEQYASTEIDVLGRHIWRLMRQAERGDSGKSDELHEEDVKLAV, encoded by the coding sequence ATGGGTCCCGACGCCAACGATGATTCTGCACCGCGCAACGATGACGCGCGCCTTGTGCCCGCCGAAAGCCTGCTCGCGCCACCTCGCGCAAAAGTCCGCGCCTCCGTAGCAAGGCTTCCAGGGCACTGGTTCATCGTGGCAGATTCGCGCGAGCTGGGTGAAGTCCCCATCGCGCGTACACTGCTCGGCGTGCCGCTCGTGCTGTTCCGCGACGGCGACGGAAAACCCGGAGCGTTGCTCGACCGTTGTCCACATCGTAACGTACCGTTATCGATTGGCGAAGTCGTCGAAGGGCAGCTTCAATGTCCTTATCACGGCTGGCGTTTCGATCGCAAAGGCACGTGCAAGTTCGTCCCGTCTCTGGTCGGGGGGTCGGTGAACAAAGCGCAGCATGCTCCAGGTTACGCCGCGATGGAATCCGACGGGTTTGTCTGGGTATATTCCACACCGAACGAAGAGCCCACCACCGTACCTTATGCGTTTCCTCGGCTGGGCAAGGGATACACGGCCGTGCGTAGGCGCGTCGAAGCGAATTCGACGATGCATGCAGCCCTCGAAAATGCGCTCGACGTGCCCCATACGCAATTTTTGCATCGCGGTCTTTTTCGGTCGAAACCGCGCGGCATTGAAATCACGGCGCACGTGACGCGCAGCCACGATCGAGTCGTTGCCGAATACATCGGCGAACCCAGGCCCACGGGAATCGTGGCGCGCATTCTGTCTCCCTCGGGCGGCGTCGTCACGCATTTCGATCGCTTCATTTTGCCGTCGATCGCGGAGGTAGAATACAAGATTGGCACAGAAAACCATTTTTATGTTTCTGCGGCGATGACGCCCGTGTCGGATTTTCTGACGCACATTTACGCCGTGGTCAGCTTCAAAGTGCGTATCTTTCCGGGTTGGCTGCTCGCGCCATTGCTCATGCCGTTGGGGCTCAAAGTGTTTGCCCAAGATGCCGAGCTGCTCGCTTTGCAAACGCGCAACATTCAGCGCTTCGGCGGCGAGCAATACGCGTCGACGGAAATCGACGTGCTCGGCAGGCACATCTGGCGGCTCATGCGGCAAGCGGAACGGGGGGATTCAGGCAAAAGCGACGAGCTTCACGAAGAAGACGTGAAGCTGGCGGTGTGA
- a CDS encoding OmpA family protein, with protein MNARSLLRPSHLAALALALPASFIGCGGGTYQTPVYDDPFAQSGGDRDGDGISDMSDQCVNDPEDGILPKANDGCPATDPDNDGILLADDRCPDAKEDGAPPNPTDGCPTDDTDQDGVANAKDACPAQAEDNLPPNPNDGCPSPDTDGDGIADVHDKCPSEKETMNGNRDDDGCPDQAAGEVAYDDKSHEIVIPETRKIDFQLDSAEIQPEARPTIAEIAKILKQYPQIQRLEIEGHASTKGDKYYNVNLTEKRARAVAQALVDAGVEENRLVPIGYGEYCPAIDRGDEVDDPVNRRVLLKAVQVSGVWQDVPRGCWRAKAAGIDPTKRKPGLSQSQAPSPGPTNPTPPPVTPAGGA; from the coding sequence ATGAATGCAAGATCTCTGCTTCGCCCTTCGCATCTCGCTGCTTTGGCGCTCGCGCTGCCCGCGTCGTTCATCGGCTGCGGCGGCGGGACCTACCAAACGCCCGTGTATGACGACCCGTTTGCTCAGAGCGGCGGTGATCGCGATGGTGATGGCATCTCGGACATGAGCGACCAATGCGTCAACGATCCCGAGGACGGGATCCTGCCCAAAGCCAACGACGGCTGTCCTGCCACAGACCCGGACAACGATGGAATTTTGCTGGCCGATGATCGTTGTCCCGATGCCAAAGAAGACGGTGCGCCGCCAAACCCCACGGATGGATGCCCCACCGACGATACCGATCAAGACGGCGTGGCCAATGCAAAGGACGCATGTCCCGCGCAGGCCGAGGACAACTTGCCGCCGAATCCGAACGATGGTTGTCCATCGCCCGACACGGATGGGGATGGCATAGCCGATGTACACGACAAGTGCCCATCGGAAAAAGAAACGATGAATGGCAATCGTGACGATGACGGTTGTCCCGACCAGGCCGCCGGCGAAGTTGCTTACGACGATAAATCGCACGAAATCGTCATTCCCGAAACACGCAAAATCGATTTCCAGCTCGATTCGGCAGAAATACAGCCGGAAGCCCGGCCGACGATTGCCGAAATCGCCAAGATTTTGAAGCAATACCCGCAAATCCAACGCCTCGAAATCGAAGGACACGCGTCCACCAAAGGCGACAAGTACTACAACGTGAACCTCACGGAAAAGCGTGCGCGAGCCGTCGCGCAGGCGCTCGTCGATGCAGGTGTCGAAGAAAACCGGCTCGTGCCCATTGGTTATGGCGAATATTGCCCCGCCATCGATCGAGGGGACGAAGTCGACGATCCCGTCAATCGCCGCGTGCTGCTCAAAGCCGTGCAAGTGAGCGGCGTTTGGCAAGACGTACCTCGTGGCTGCTGGCGCGCCAAAGCCGCCGGAATCGATCCCACCAAACGTAAGCCAGGGCTGTCGCAATCTCAAGCGCCGAGCCCCGGACCAACCAATCCCACGCCTCCTCCCGTCACGCCTGCAGGGGGCGCCTGA